Part of the Zonotrichia albicollis isolate bZonAlb1 chromosome 2, bZonAlb1.hap1, whole genome shotgun sequence genome, CGAGGCACGGGCGGGCGGCGcggagcgggcggcgggcggcCCGCGGAAGGTGCCGCTGCGGGACCGCAACCTGCCGCCCTCCTTCTTCACGGAGcccgcgctgcccgggcccgCCGCCCGCGGGCCGCCCCCCAAGGAGCCGGAGaagggcggcggggccggcggcgccGAGGCCACCGAgttcctggagctgctgtgccccgAGTACGGCGCGCTGCTGCCCGAGCACGCCGCCCCGAGCGACGCCTTCGGCGGCCGGCTGCCCGccgagctggggctggagcacggGCTGTACGAGCTGCCGCTGCCCGCCGGGCCGCACCCGCTGCTGGGCGGGCTGCTGTACCCCGAGCCGCCCTGGAGCCCGGCCGCGCCCTGCAGCCCGCCCAGGAAGGCGCCGCCCGAGCCGCTGCGCCCCATCtaccccggcggcggcggcggcgccgagcCCGTGCCCGGCAGCGAGGAGCCCGGGGGACTCCTGCCCGCGGGGTTCGCCCCCTTCTTCCCCGAGTGCCCGCTGCCCCCGCCGCAGCCGCCCTACGACTACGGCGGCGGGTACCACCGCGGGGCCTACCCCGGCCTCTAGGGCCGCTGGGGCAGCGCGGGGATCCGCACACTGCGCTGCATGCGAGAGCCTCGCGGCCGAAACCGCGGCCGCGGCCCCCGCAGGACTCACCCTTGTGCACTGCCAGTCTCCTCCTCCTGCGGTTTGGGCGACGCTGCAAATAA contains:
- the FAM181B gene encoding protein FAM181B, producing the protein MAVPAALLSPHHLLSFCFPAAAGGLLGYADLEKGYEGGGGGDAGDFREATRDLLSFIDSASSNIKLALDRPVKSRRKVNHRKYLQKQIKRCTGIIAAAAAPPPAACPARPAPRREPAPGSSLQSKSLAALFGSLQRGRGAAGGAEARAGGAERAAGGPRKVPLRDRNLPPSFFTEPALPGPAARGPPPKEPEKGGGAGGAEATEFLELLCPEYGALLPEHAAPSDAFGGRLPAELGLEHGLYELPLPAGPHPLLGGLLYPEPPWSPAAPCSPPRKAPPEPLRPIYPGGGGGAEPVPGSEEPGGLLPAGFAPFFPECPLPPPQPPYDYGGGYHRGAYPGL